A window of Torulaspora globosa chromosome 8, complete sequence contains these coding sequences:
- the ICS2 gene encoding Ics2p (ancestral locus Anc_8.508), which yields MEPRDEYTRMRRFSFPNSENFRSRTGEAGAGGPLFEQPSHRNFLGGEQAPEPSVTRRVKERLRSYSRCVTPQKLVVEEKENKADAASLSPLPPEQGKNYVYQSPRNTILDTNEQIKRNSSGRFGSLVEFAQHHHMDTTGKVFAHCAETGDVPQPTIDLDLVNSAQHSGSTGGSGDASGL from the coding sequence ATGGAACCCAGAGACGAGTATACGCGAATGAGGAGGTTCAGCTTCCCGAACAGCGAGAACTTCAGATCCAGGACCGGCGAAGCCGGGGCCGGCGGACCCCTCTTTGAGCAGCCGAGCCATCGTAATTTTCTTGGCGGCGAGCAGGCGCCCGAGCCGTCGGTGACGAGAAGAGTCAAAGAACGACTAAGAAGCTATAGTAGATGCGTCACGCCGCAGAAGCTGGTCGtcgaggagaaggagaacAAGGCGGACGCGGCGAGCCTGTCGCCGCTGCCGCCGGAGCAGGGCAAGAACTACGTCTACCAGTCGCCGCGGAACACCATTCTGGACACGAACGAACAGATCAAACGCAACTCGAGCGGCCGCTTCGGCAGCCTCGTCGAGTTCGCGCAGCACCATCACATGGACACCACGGGCAAGGTGTTCGCGCATTGCGCAGAGACGGGAGACGTGCCGCAGCCGACGATCGACCTGGACCTGGTGAACTCGGCCCAGCACAGCGGGAGCACCGGCGGGTCCGGCGACGCCAGCGGTTTGTAG
- the SLI15 gene encoding Sli15p (ancestral locus Anc_8.507), whose amino-acid sequence MDWAIQAARRKTQRLPGSSRSIIETLNVFNNVTEEGQKRIDAVLQEANEWLNGEVLVARAETTKLPRQEEEKSAMVSPEKTLNNVEFDPNIEEAEDVPASGTPLRVVREAPSATPKSLADDNYTEEVARDQDPAVLKAASGKVSPWSPFRNEKSLRGGLADQTSAPSSRTENSRATDKWGLTEEVRTSTASDSNATSKSVEQIVRDRSQRRSNMFVPLPSRDPLVVQQAVPAAPKVSNVLPSSGSPKDPTVTRAPVEKKPSSTHPKPVLANKKISARTTQSPTYSSTSTRISQATSSVFDRLSSLPTKSFENKVTSKFAGRRISASSSIDVTGSPIRRRSPVLRSSGATETTYQDTLKSIFFAKDKRSDWGSRSGKDKTTLARTRQADTTRAGKNGDPRVSPRSKNGRISKYHASQAENNRGYQKSKSASRALQKADITERKAAPLKHSVEQANAARESPAKPAFSGSSTLRSPAIKLRAIDRSGQKTSADPQLNGKTQESHIRSPKNKPKNQDRLTKFQLIPPAESENHDLKEKLNKRLSEVMRTQQNQNRRRIDQQKRKSQLDEDFKRRTRLWNEMKETPLSLSTAVRRNSNVTPTQTNTVLYDLSITDHRTVIGEEAESRDPTADNHTLPEIQSDSDDDADFTLASWAKSPFLQQQLYRQQNWDPREIFGPLPPLHIDQIFPDMRTNKLKPLQHSAKRI is encoded by the coding sequence ATGGATTGGGCAATACAGGCggcgaggaggaagacgcAGCGATTGCCCGGGAGCTCGAGATCGATCATAGAGACGCTGAACGTATTCAACAATGTGACCGAGGAAGGCCAGAAGCGGATCGATGCAGTCCTCCAGGAGGCTAATGAGTGGTTGAATGGCGAGGTTCTTGTTGCGAGAGCGGAAACGACGAAACTGCCGAGgcaggaggaggagaaaaGCGCTATGGTGAGTCCCGAAAAGACGCTGAACAACGTGGAGTTTGATCCCAACATCGAAGAGGCTGAAGACGTTCCTGCTAGCGGCACGCCGTTGCGAGTTGTGCGGGAAGCGCCCAGCGCGACTCCTAAGTCTCTGGCGGACGATAACTACACGGAAGAGGTGGCCAGGGACCAGGATCCGGCCGTTTTGAAGGCTGCCAGCGGCAAAGTCTCACCATGGTCGCCCTTTAGAAACGAAAAATCGCTGAGGGGAGGCTTGGCTGATCAGACATCGGCTCCCTCTTCCAGGACCGAGAACTCCAGGGCGACCGACAAGTGGGGTCTGACGGAAGAGGTGAGGACGTCGACCGCGTCAGACTCGAATGCCACCTCGAAGAGCGTGGAACAGATCGTTCGAGACAGATCGCAAAGGAGATCGAACATGTTTGTGCCTTTGCCGAGCCGTGACCCCCTCGTTGTTCAGCAGGCCGTGCCGGCAGCGCCCAAGGTGTCGAACGTGCTCCCAAGCTCGGGTAGTCCTAAGGACCCCACTGTAACTCGAGCTCCCGTTGAGAAAAAACCTTCATCGACGCATCCAAAGCCGGTGTTGGCTAACAAGAAGATCTCCGCAAGGACCACTCAAAGCCCCACTTACAGCTCAACCTCCACGAGGATTTCACAAGCCACTTCTAGCGTCTTTGATAGACTGTCTTCCTTGCCTACAAAATCCTTTGAGAATAAAGTTACTTCTAAATTCGCTGGTCGAAGaatttctgcttcttcatcgatagATGTCACTGGTTCTCCGATTAGAAGGAGGTCCCCAGTGCTCAGAAGCAGCGGGGCTACTGAAACGACATATCAGGACACGTTAAAAagcatcttcttcgccaagGATAAGCGGTCCGATTGGGGGTCGCGCTCTGGCAAGGATAAAACTACTCTAGCAAGAACTAGACAGGCGGATACCACGCGAGCTGGCAAGAACGGCGACCCAAGAGTTTCCCCGCGTTCCAAAAACGGAAGGATTTCTAAATATCATGCTTCACAGGCTGAAAATAATCGAGGATAccaaaagagcaagagCGCATCCAGAGCATTACAAAAAGCTGATATCACTGAGAGGAAGGCTGCACCGTTGAAGCATAGCGTGGAGCAAGCTAATGCAGCACGAGAATCACCTGCAAAACCTGCTTTTTCTGGATCATCAACTTTAAGAAGCCCAGCCATTAAACTTCGAGCAATTGACAGATCTGGGCAGAAGACGAGCGCAGATCCTCAGCTGAACGGCAAAACACAGGAGTCTCATATTCGATCTCCGAAGAATAAGCCCAAAAACCAAGATAGATTGACAAAGTTTCAATTAATTCCACCAGCAGAGTCGGAAAATCATGACCTTAAAGAGAAACTAAATAAGAGGCTGTCTGAAGTTATGCGAACGCAACAGAACCAAaaccgaagaagaattgaccagcagaagagaaaatcACAGTTGGACGAAGATTTTAAGCGGCGAACGAGATTATGGAATGAAATGAAAGAGACGCCGCTCAGCTTGTCAACTGCTGTGCGTAGGAACAGCAACGTTACCCCAACTCAAACCAACACTGTGTTATACGATCTGAGCATCACCGACCATAGGACCGTAAtaggagaagaagctgaaagcCGCGATCCAACTGCGGACAATCACACTCTCCCTGAGATTCAATCTGACTCAGACGATGATGCTGATTTTACATTGGCCTCTTGGGCAAAGTCTCCAtttctgcagcagcagttaTACAGGCAACAAAATTGGGATCCAAGGGAGATCTTTGGCCCTCTCCCTCCGCTGCATATTGACCAAATTTTCCCTGACATGCGGACCAATAAACTAAAACCGCTGCAACATTCGGCTAAAAGAATATGA
- the LGE1 gene encoding Lge1p (ancestral locus Anc_8.511): MSHPNESGSSTNGHYHGSTRDAPEQPGNSSRFNDFPSYRGGHSGRGYYKGSGGPARFGPYGDGSDVNGPGASGPHQSYSAYSNYRNDYYYGGRSDTSRYYNGRPNSAHQFYGQSGRRYGQSEHQYNYQGSARRASEGYRGGRTNGNYNARYKSVPKPYTPREGHRYSPHPHDSGSNTPTDQYNRSHSQPSTDAKPINEESSLRPSPITNIKKRVEQGESGFFYLTDLDRSTDDPAKLAEIRETLREGERLDKDLGSHCLKMLKTELELELLTTQCERDALNVQLTQEKLDSLLMQG, translated from the coding sequence ATGAGTCATCCAAATGAATCAGGGAGCTCGACCAATGGTCACTATCACGGTTCAACCAGAGATGCCCCAGAACAGCCCGGAAATTCGAGTAGATTCAATGATTTTCCTTCTTACAGAGGTGGCCACAGCGGGCGAGGTTACTACAAAGGATCAGGCGGGCCAGCTAGGTTTGGACCATATGGCGACGGGTCTGACGTGAACGGTCCGGGAGCTTCAGGTCCCCATCAGTCCTATTCCGCTTACTCGAACTACAGAAACGACTATTATTATGGCGGCCGTAGTGACACTAGCAGATATTATAATGGAAGGCCCAATAGTGCCCATCAATTTTATGGGCAATCTGGTCGCCGCTACGGTCAATCAGAACATCAGTATAACTACCAAGGCAGCGCTCGCAGAGCGTCTGAAGGGTACAGAGGAGGAAGGACCAACGGAAACTATAACGCTCGTTACAAGTCAGTGCCTAAACCCTATACCCCACGAGAAGGTCACAGATATTCACCGCATCCGCACGATAGCGGCAGTAATACTCCCACGGACCAGTACAACCGTAGCCATTCGCAGCCGAGTACAGATGCCAAGCCCATTAACGAGGAATCGTCGCTTCGACCAAGCCCAATCACaaatatcaagaagagagtTGAACAAGGAGAGTCAGGGTTCTTCTATCTGACAGACCTGGATAGGTCGACCGATGATCCCGCAAAGCTGGCCGAAATTCGCGAGACGTTACGCGAAGGGGAGCGACTTGATAAGGATCTAGGATCGCATTGTCTGAAGATGCTCAAGACCGAGTTGGAGCTTGAGCTTTTAACCACCCAATGTGAAAGGGATGCTTTGAATGTCCAACTGACACAGGAAAAACTCGATTCATTACTGATGCAAGGCTAG
- the AMN1 gene encoding Amn1p (ancestral locus Anc_8.510) → MRFEIGRSFKRSREPQAVDTRPLKKCSPTPSEYHPDEDFRQMGLQEPLTPTVSPSKVDFESADKLSIPSPLSRDFAHLSLLRQASPTPWRRDRRRAHQIFEIPEILEKILRHVAMAEEAPAENTCARRRPLSYRHAALIYGDEKRAAEVWKQSLREAAGRGTRESRVPGPLFSCLLVNKLWHSIALPCLLERVHFRDSDRFSAFMVNRERMLATDGEMARPCVFTLEKLHRLSQSEFDRLSALVAVDRLKWLELYICPKVLPPLSWIPNFKRLEKLILPGNKVINDKFLFELSHYVPDLKKLDLRACDNVTDSGIVAIALRCTKLELCNLGRHRNGGRITSISVVALAKHTQIETLGIAGCNVTDAGIWELAQLRGPHMTRLSLNNCSLLSNHSIPLLLAFNHFPNLAVLEVRNIDGITDVRNLVHFKLWKKSQRIPILIEGCERITKLMLDEEARLRRANSQVALKDMTYWVNS, encoded by the coding sequence ATGAGGTTCGAGATAGGCAGATCGTTCAAGAGATCAAGGGAACCTCAAGCTGTCGATACAAGGCCTTTAAAAAAATGTTCTCCCACGCCTTCGGAGTACCATCCGGATGAGGATTTTAGGCAGATGGGTTTGCAAGAGCCTCTGACACCGACAGTGTCGCCTTCCAAAGTGGATTTCGAGTCTGCCGATAAGCTATCAATTCCCTCGCCGCTGTCTCGAGATTTTGCACATCTGTCGCTGCTCAGACAGGCTTCGCCGACGCCCTGGCGGCGGGACCGCCGCAGGGCGCACcagatcttcgagatcCCGGAaatcttggagaagatcCTCAGACATGTTGCCATGGCGGAAGAGGCCCCAGCAGAGAATACGTGTGCCAGACGCAGACCGCTGTCGTACAGACATGCGGCGCTGATCTATGGGGACGAGAAAAGGGCGGCGGAGGTTTGGAAGCAGTCGCTCAGAGAGGCTGCCGGTCGAGGGACGCGCGAATCGCGCGTCCCGGGCCCGCTCTTCAGCTGCTTGTTGGTCAACAAGCTGTGGCACTCGATAGCGCTGCCCTGTCTGCTGGAGAGGGTTCATTTCAGGGACTCGGATCGGTTTTCGGCTTTCATGGTGAACCGCGAAAGGATGCTCGCGACTGACGGAGAGATGGCTCGTCCGTGTGTTTTCACGCTGGAAAAGCTGCATAGGCTGTCGCAGAGCGAGTTCGATCGTCTCTCGGCGTTGGTCGCGGTGGACCGTTTGAAATGGCTCGAGTTGTACATCTGTCCCAAGGTGCTGCCGCCGCTGAGCTGGATCCCCAATTTCAAAAGGCTCGAGAAGCTTATTTTGCCGGGCAACAAAGTTATAAATGATAAATTCTTGTTCGAACTGTCTCATTATGTACCCGACTTGAAAAAGCTGGATCTGAGGGCGTGCGATAATGTGACGGATTCCGGGATCGTCGCCATCGCTTTGAGATGTACCAAGCTAGAGCTCTGCAACTTGGGGCGACACCGCAACGGCGGGAGAATCACTAGTATTTCGGTGGTGGCATTGGCAAAACACACGCAGATTGAAACTTTGGGGATAGCGGGCTGTAATGTCACCGATGCAGGCATCTGGGAGTTGGCTCAACTACGAGGTCCACATATGACGAGATTGTCCTTGAACAATTGTTCTCTATTGTCCAACCATTCGATCCCTTTGCTTCTGGCGTTTAATCATTTCCCCAACCTAGCGGTCCTCGAAGTGAGAAACATCGATGGCATCACTGACGTGAGGAACCTGGTGCATTTCAAGCTCTGGAAAAAGTCGCAAAGAATACCTATACTGATAGAAGGTTGCGAGCGCATAACGAAGCTGATGCTGGACGAGGAGGCCCGTCTCCGTCGTGCAAATTCTCAAGTCGCCCTAAAGGATATGACATACTGGGTCAATAGCTAG
- the CNS1 gene encoding HSP70/90 family co-chaperone CNS1 (ancestral locus Anc_8.506), translating to MVETYKKPQRYVPGPNDPALPPQLSEFQNKTTDEVLEELNRMPFFMTKLDNTDGEGGENKELEALKALAYEGEPHEIAENFKNQGNELFKCKRFKDARELYTKGIEVDCNDARINDSLYANRAACELEVKNYRKCLTDCKAALQFNPKNLKCYYRMGKAFLAINKLEESRESVEFGLQIDSSNKSLKNLLDVIAQKQEEVELRKVKNLQEQRAREGMQVILDNAMKLRKIINVKTHAPPDIIRDCKIALEDPFDYESQLIYPALILYPTTDQFDFVAEVGELTSVQELLSIIMDRPEEWFKAPGHENFSAKKLVVYMETNSGGLVKIGKKITFHDVLKMEKPKIPLFDNALKVYFVPKTESEEWVQKWDKSRAIEKRLISSDQS from the coding sequence ACCGATGAGGTGCTTGAAGAGTTAAACAGAATGCCATTCTTCATGACAAAGCTCGATAATACCGATGGTGAAGGTGGAGAGAACAAGGAATTGGAAGCACTCAAGGCATTGGCGTATGAAGGCGAACCACATGAGATAGCAGAGAATTTCAAAAACCAAGGTAATGAGCTTTTCAAATGCAAAAGATTTAAAGATGCTCGAGAACTGTATACCAAGGGAATTGAAGTGGATTGCAATGATGCCAGGATAAACGACTCTTTGTATGCCAACAGGGCTGCTTGCGAATTAGAGGTCAAAAATTATAGAAAGTGCTTGACAGACTGTAAAGCTGCCCTGCAGTTCAATCCAAAGAATTTGAAATGCTATTATCGCATGGGGAAAGCTTTTCTGGCGATCAATAAGCTAGAAGAATCGAGAGAGTCGGTCGAGTTTGGTCTGCAAATAGATTCGAGTAATAagtcattgaagaatttgctAGATGTTATTGCGCAAAAGCAGGAGGAAGTAGAGCTGAGAAAAGTCAAAAACTTGCAAGAACAGAGAGCTCGCGAGGGTATGCAGGTTATCCTAGACAATGCTATGAAGTTGAGGAAGATTATAAACGTGAAGACTCATGCTCCGCCGGATATAATACGAGACTGCAAGATTGCACTCGAGGACCCATTTGATTATGAATCGCAACTGATTTATCCTGCCCTTATCTTGTATCCAACGACAGACCAGTTTGATTTCGTAGCAGAGGTGGGCGAATTGACTTCCGTGCAGGAGCTGCTCTCAATAATAATGGATAGACCTGAGGAGTGGTTTAAGGCTCCCGGTCACGAAAACTTCTCAGCTAAGAAACTTGTCGTTTACATGGAAACTAACAGCGGCGGTCTTGTCAAGATTGGTAAAAAAATAACCTTCCATGATGTTCTTAAAATGGAGAAGCCAAAGATACCACTATTCGACAACGCTTTGAAGGTCTATTTTGTGCCCAAGACTGAAAGTGAGGAGTGGGTCCAAAAATGGGATAAATCAAGGGCGATAGAGAAGCGGCTTATCAGCAGTGATCAGTCATAA
- the LEE1 gene encoding Lee1p (ancestral locus Anc_8.509): MGSPRQKDPAGSHCNSTGHYHGRHRRRFKSKKSSEPITTEVAPVTARPMFSPQQQKAIFEHQLITKNHAGQKAYAHVPCKFFRQGTCQAGDSCPFSHSLDASAADQTPCEYFRRGNCKFGSRCANAHVLPGASIDEEDEQEAEEDGVFPHDEQFYLPADFAELLAPERLTRRNSGSSMTSFSAASLGPSLSSASSSYTATAASPLLHQQLAYLHPSAKSFSPWSPPPNSRNSFSWLLGDLASLRIDEEEPLVYTDCYDATNTANLPDTQFLFDDLPDNTRF, translated from the coding sequence ATGGGATCTCCGAGACAGAAGGATCCAGCTGGATCTCATTGTAACAGCACAGGCCACTATCACGGGCGTCACAGACGCCGGTTCAAGAGTAAAAAGTCGTCGGAGCCCATAACCACGGAAGTGGCCCCGGTGACGGCGAGACCGATGTTCAGTCCGCAACAGCAGAAGGCGATCTTCGAGCACCAGCTGATCACCAAGAACCACGCCGGTCAGAAGGCGTACGCTCACGTGCCCTGCAAGTTCTTTCGACAGGGCACCTGCCAGGCGGGGGACTCGTGCCCGTTCTCGCACTCGCTCGACGCGTCCGCGGCAGACCAGACGCCCTGCGAGTACTTCCGCAGGGGCAACTGCAAGTTCGGATCGCGGTGCGCCAACGCGCACGTTCTGCCGGGCGCCAGCATcgacgaggaggacgagCAAGAGGCCGAGGAGGACGGGGTGTTTCCACACGACGAGCAGTTCTACCTCCCGGCGGATTTCGCGGAGCTGCTGGCCCCGGAACGGCTTACCCGCCGCAACTCGGGCTCTTCGATGACGTCGTTTTCGGCCGCCTCGCTCGGACCGTCGCTGTCGTCCGCCTCGTCCTCGTACACGGCAACAGCGGCGTCGCCGCTGTTGCACCAGCAGCTCGCCTACCTGCACCCGTCCGCCAAGAGCTTTTCACCGTGGTCGCCGCCGCCAAACAGCAGAAACTCGTTCTCCTGGCTGCTCGGCGACCTGGCCAGCCTCAGGATAGACGAGGAGGAGCCCCTCGTCTACACAGACTGCTACGACGCTACAAATACAGCAAACCTCCCGGACACTCAATTCCTATTCGACGATCTGCCGGATAACACTCGCTTCTGA